A window of Vigna unguiculata cultivar IT97K-499-35 chromosome 4, ASM411807v1, whole genome shotgun sequence contains these coding sequences:
- the LOC114181928 gene encoding LEAF RUST 10 DISEASE-RESISTANCE LOCUS RECEPTOR-LIKE PROTEIN KINASE-like 2.5 — translation MTNSFKVKLGQGGFGTVYKGKLLTGGPVAVKLLNASRRNGEEFINEVASISRTSHVNIVTLLGFCLEGPKKALIYEFMANGSLDKFIYKRGSETIASLTWENLYQIAIGIARGLEYLHRGCNTKILHFDIKPHNILLDENFCPKISDFGLAKLCPRDESIISVSDPRGTLGYLAPEMVNKHFGGVSQKSDVYSYGMLVLEMVGGRRNINPEASHTSEIYFPHLAYKRLEVDNEIRPYEVMNTEEDEIAKRMSVVGLWCIQSLPNDRPTMTRVVDMLEGNMNSLEMPPKPLFSSPTRSET, via the coding sequence ATGACTAATTCATTCAAAGTTAAACTTGGCCAAGGTGGTTTTGGTACAGTATACAAAGGAAAACTACTAACGGGTGGTCCTGTGGCTGTAAAATTACTGAATGCATCCAGAAGAAATGGTGAAGAATTCATCAATGAAGTTGCCAGCATTAGTAGAACATCTCATGTTAATATTGTCACGCTTCTTGGATTTTGTTTGGAAGGACCAAAAAAGGCTCTCATTTATGAGTTTATGGCTAATGGTTCTTTGGATAAGTTCATCTACAAAAGAGGGTCAGAAACAATTGCCTCTTTGACCTGGGAGAATTTATATCAAATTGCAATAGGAATAGCTCGAGGGTTGGAGTACTTGCACAGAGGCTGCAACACCAAAATTCTACATTTTGACATAAAGCCGCATAATATTCTTTTGGATGAGAATTTTTGTCCTAAAATATCAGATTTTGGACTAGCAAAGTTGTGTCCCAGGGATGAAAGCATTATTTCTGTCTCTGATCCAAGAGGAACACTGGGGTATTTAGCTCCAGAAATGGTCAATAAACATTTTGGTGGAGTTTCACAAAAATCTGATGTGTATAGTTATGGAATGTTGGTACTAGAAATGGTAGGAGGAAGGAGGAACATTAATCCTGAAGCTAGTCACACAAGTGAGATATACTTTCCACATTTGGCATACAAAAGACTTGAGGTTGATAATGAAATCAGACCGTACGAAGTGATGAACACAGAAGAAGATGAGATTGCAAAGAGAATGAGTGTAGTGGGTTTGTGGTGCATTCAATCACTCCCAAATGATAGACCTACAATGACTAGAGTTGTAGACATGTTGGAAGGTAACATGAACTCCTTGGAAATGCCTCCAAaacctttgttttcttctcctACTCGATCAGAAACATAA